Proteins from a genomic interval of Candidatus Kapaibacterium sp.:
- a CDS encoding SPFH domain-containing protein has protein sequence MLELILTLVAIGAVSIVTILFMISRMLLIAHPNEVIILSGRKRKIETGETVGYRAIRGGRTFKIPLLEKATRMSLETIPIELQVSNAYSKGGIPLRVEAIANIKIASSEPAFGNAVERFLTRSDREIHAIAKDTLEGNLRGILASLTPEEVNEDRLKFAESLMDEAEIDLQKLGLQLDTLKITNISDDNDYLNSIGRGKTAEVIARAKKIEAEQMAESSEAEATSLERSEKAKAIAKQNIEKAQIESQQNIAIAQAMKDAVTFEAQAQSGERAEIAKTKAKLEIEQAQILTAQNIYIAEANKKAASEEAEALSRERSEKARATAKLNIEQAQISTDQNVKISRAQADQQIEIENNQYRIKKAELEKTAVVKEQEAVVAGHKAKVKFEQELEEERIVLQQKRLMADVIEPAKAKMEAMELEAKGKASSILADGDATIHVINQKIAAYLSAKEQGDKIFMLNMLPDIISQLVSTVKDVKIDKISIIDSGNSDSTPMSRVVNQIPGAVVNLSEMIENATGVDILSQFKKTNLNNQD, from the coding sequence ATGCTTGAATTAATTTTAACTTTAGTTGCGATTGGGGCAGTTTCCATAGTCACAATACTTTTTATGATAAGCAGAATGCTGTTAATTGCTCATCCGAACGAAGTAATTATACTTTCGGGCAGGAAACGTAAAATCGAAACAGGCGAAACTGTTGGCTATCGGGCGATTCGTGGCGGAAGAACTTTCAAAATTCCATTGCTCGAAAAAGCAACTCGCATGTCGCTCGAAACAATTCCTATTGAACTTCAAGTTAGCAATGCCTACTCCAAAGGCGGTATTCCCTTGCGTGTAGAAGCAATTGCAAATATTAAAATCGCTTCTTCGGAACCTGCATTCGGCAATGCTGTCGAAAGATTTTTGACTCGCAGCGACCGCGAAATTCATGCAATTGCCAAAGACACTCTCGAAGGTAATTTGCGTGGAATATTGGCTTCACTCACTCCTGAAGAAGTAAACGAAGATAGATTGAAATTTGCAGAAAGTTTGATGGACGAAGCCGAAATTGACCTTCAAAAACTTGGACTTCAACTTGATACTTTAAAAATCACAAATATTTCCGATGATAATGATTATTTGAATTCAATCGGTCGTGGTAAAACCGCCGAGGTGATTGCACGTGCCAAGAAAATCGAAGCTGAACAAATGGCAGAATCCAGCGAAGCCGAAGCAACTTCATTAGAACGTTCCGAAAAAGCAAAAGCAATAGCCAAACAAAACATCGAAAAGGCTCAAATAGAATCCCAACAAAACATTGCAATTGCACAAGCCATGAAAGATGCTGTAACGTTCGAAGCTCAAGCCCAAAGTGGCGAGAGAGCCGAAATTGCAAAAACTAAAGCAAAATTGGAGATTGAACAAGCACAGATTCTAACTGCACAAAACATTTACATTGCCGAAGCAAACAAAAAAGCTGCCTCGGAAGAAGCCGAAGCACTTTCTCGCGAACGCTCAGAAAAAGCAAGAGCTACTGCCAAACTTAATATAGAACAAGCTCAAATCAGCACCGACCAGAATGTCAAGATTTCTCGTGCTCAAGCTGACCAACAAATCGAAATCGAAAATAATCAGTATCGTATCAAAAAAGCCGAACTCGAAAAAACTGCCGTTGTAAAAGAACAAGAAGCTGTTGTCGCAGGGCACAAGGCTAAAGTGAAATTTGAGCAAGAACTCGAAGAAGAACGAATTGTACTCCAGCAAAAGAGGCTAATGGCAGATGTAATTGAACCCGCAAAAGCTAAAATGGAAGCAATGGAATTGGAAGCAAAAGGTAAGGCATCCAGCATTTTGGCTGACGGCGACGCAACTATACATGTAATCAACCAAAAAATTGCGGCTTATTTATCAGCAAAAGAGCAGGGCGACAAAATTTTCATGCTCAATATGCTGCCTGATATCATCAGCCAATTAGTTAGCACAGTCAAAGACGTTAAGATAGACAAAATCAGCATTATTGACTCGGGCAATTCCGATTCGACACCTATGTCACGAGTTGTCAATCAAATTCCGGGCGCTGTGGTAAACCTGAGCGAAATGATTGAAAATGCAACAGGAGTTGACATACTATCGCAATTTAAAAAGACCAACTTAAACAATCAAGACTAA
- a CDS encoding aminotransferase class V-fold PLP-dependent enzyme encodes MKIYLNNGSTSFPKPPEVTESLIEHLNVLPGNYGRSGIDKGKGSIVSTTRTLISDFFNGSQSHNLVFTSGSTEALNLAILGSIKEKCHIVTTAIEHNSVYRPLEKLKKDYGIELTIVACDEFGNVSTNDIEKAIKTDTKMIAINHCSNITGAMTDIQAISEIAERHDCILVIDGSQTAGVIPIDLQKLNCHYFAFTGHKSLYGLQGCGGLFIRKDQNPEPLKFGGTGFKSDSLSQPQELPYKYESGTLNIPGIISLNAGIAWIIATGIDKIHSRKVSIIKKFAESLVDYRGIKLYYSSINNSDTLLSFNIGKLPPEEVHYWLETNYDIVARSGLMCSPVIRKYIGTDPLGAVRISPSFFTTDEEVDYTINAIKKIADNEENLI; translated from the coding sequence ATGAAAATTTATTTAAATAACGGTTCGACGAGTTTTCCGAAGCCTCCCGAGGTGACTGAGTCGCTAATTGAACATTTGAACGTATTGCCCGGTAATTACGGAAGAAGCGGTATAGACAAAGGTAAAGGCTCGATTGTAAGCACTACAAGGACTTTGATTTCCGATTTCTTTAACGGGTCGCAATCCCACAATCTTGTATTTACTTCAGGAAGCACCGAAGCGCTCAATTTGGCGATTCTCGGCTCAATCAAAGAAAAATGCCACATAGTAACAACGGCTATCGAGCATAATTCGGTATATAGACCTTTAGAAAAACTTAAGAAAGATTATGGAATTGAATTGACTATTGTCGCTTGCGATGAGTTTGGCAATGTTTCGACAAATGATATCGAAAAAGCTATCAAAACAGACACAAAGATGATTGCCATCAATCATTGCTCCAATATCACCGGAGCGATGACTGATATTCAAGCTATCTCGGAAATTGCCGAGCGGCATGATTGCATATTAGTTATAGACGGTTCGCAAACAGCAGGTGTAATCCCAATTGACTTGCAGAAATTGAACTGCCACTATTTTGCATTTACAGGACATAAATCATTGTATGGTTTGCAAGGGTGCGGCGGATTGTTCATAAGGAAAGACCAAAATCCCGAACCACTCAAATTTGGCGGCACAGGATTCAAGAGCGATTCCTTGAGCCAGCCACAAGAGTTGCCATATAAATACGAATCCGGTACGCTGAACATTCCCGGAATTATCTCACTCAATGCCGGAATCGCGTGGATAATAGCTACAGGTATCGACAAAATTCACTCAAGAAAAGTATCTATCATCAAAAAATTCGCTGAGTCGCTTGTAGATTATCGCGGTATCAAACTGTATTATTCGAGCATTAACAACAGCGACACACTTTTGAGCTTTAATATAGGCAAATTACCCCCTGAAGAAGTGCATTACTGGCTTGAGACAAATTACGATATTGTTGCTCGGTCGGGATTGATGTGTTCGCCGGTCATTCGAAAATATATCGGGACTGACCCTCTCGGAGCAGTCAGAATTAGCCCATCTTTTTTCACTACCGATGAAGAAGTTGATTACACAATCAATGCTATCAAAAAGATTGCAGATAATGAAGAAAATTTGATATGA
- a CDS encoding DUF1449 family protein has product MLALYLAALIFGGIFLGFSMFSDSDSDSPDVTHDTDLSHDTGDLGHGDIPSHGLMAEAAQFFSIRNIIFFLTFFGLTGSVLHWLDTNSIVTFLSSMTMGVFSAGFGYAFMKYIKNSDSGQSISIRSLSGRVGKVVLPATKNKRGKVLINTSSGTIELTALVSETSDDDELKIGETILVIDFSGNDAIITKSDL; this is encoded by the coding sequence ATGCTTGCATTATACTTAGCAGCACTGATATTTGGCGGAATATTTCTCGGATTCTCCATGTTTTCCGATTCAGACAGCGATTCACCGGATGTCACTCACGATACAGACCTGAGCCATGACACAGGAGACTTGGGACATGGTGATATTCCTTCGCACGGCTTGATGGCTGAAGCCGCTCAGTTTTTCAGTATCAGAAATATCATCTTCTTCCTGACATTTTTCGGATTGACCGGCTCTGTCTTGCATTGGCTCGACACCAACTCTATTGTCACTTTTCTGTCGTCAATGACGATGGGCGTGTTTTCTGCCGGATTTGGGTATGCCTTTATGAAATATATCAAAAATTCGGATTCCGGTCAATCAATCTCTATCAGAAGCCTTAGCGGTAGGGTAGGCAAAGTAGTATTGCCAGCTACAAAAAATAAACGTGGTAAAGTCTTGATAAATACTTCATCGGGAACGATAGAGCTGACGGCACTCGTTTCCGAAACCTCAGACGATGATGAATTGAAAATAGGCGAGACAATCCTTGTGATTGATTTCTCCGGCAATGATGCGATAATTACAAAATCAGATTTATAA
- a CDS encoding DUF2723 domain-containing protein — protein MDMKTLHRIFAAASFTLAAIVYLMTVQPTVPFWDCGEFSSAAIWQQVPHPPGTPVFLLIGNVFHTLIPFGDSGWRVNLAAVFSGAFSVLFMYLITVKVINNFFKKAENMGEAIAIYGSAFVAAAALTFSDTMWFNSVESEVYATSLTFVAAIVWLMMIWNEKSNEPGNERYLLLIAYLIGLSIGVHLLSILTVFSIAMVVYYRKYKFSIGSFLLMTVIAVLVFYLIYPIIVKWIPAFLAGHTAGKSQAREYAIDNSLFLQLVAIGSIIGAAYALFYGMKKKINWLNLAATAFLLMIFGYSTYTQILLRSNANPPMNENEPKDLTRLTSYLGREQYGDAPSWPRRYQTDDMFVRIYNSRDDKGNYVYGEWYPPSRGEARRKDGTAIGTNEFTKINSSGEINYLVKYQMNHMYWRYFGWNFIGRKSDVQDARTAWFSNKSDPDIQTLNYKSGYADQFPVRFFALPLLFGLIGLIFHFKKDPKMAFVYLIMFLLMGVLTALAQNQQDPQPRERDYFYAGSFFVWCIWIGMGAFSLKESLGKGRMTTTIAIPVLILSLLLVPVNMAIGGWKIHSRAGNYLPFDYSYNILQSVEPNAILFTNGDNDTFPLWFIQDVVGVRRDVRVVNLSLGNTLWYVDQLKNRQPWGTDKIPLTFADDSLQVKDEADPKALSYDFGEAINVAIPVKREILEKYTDDPAILADGHFRFKWTGKNYTQMEGKEIFLFRVQDKLILNILQNTRFERPVYFSNTVGPDAYSGLEAFFRYEGMAMRICPVPQNTGNSLSMDIDIMEKSLMNVDNSDNYSTDFKYGFKMRNLNAPSIYYDEVHRRLMNTYRSLYLTYASYMLQNQNQPEKAIAILDKMDELISTEQFPLELDFEMRIAKMYETAGMQEQAFKYADMCIATSMELINKPYLNPNIFYFEALGRRIGPHQAAAYMYELKGEFNNAIEIMNRLGAYMEGIISRGDINLSQQERDQIRYNLIEVFRFNDEMTVENVLASKGKDAAIDTLEKMIQNLSPDKIEDQYRNQALRAKLMQLQEGAQDSTPDLLDF, from the coding sequence ATGGATATGAAAACCCTTCACAGGATATTTGCGGCAGCCTCATTCACACTTGCCGCTATTGTATATCTGATGACAGTTCAACCGACAGTGCCATTTTGGGATTGCGGCGAATTTTCTTCCGCTGCAATTTGGCAACAAGTTCCCCACCCTCCCGGAACTCCTGTATTTTTGCTGATAGGCAATGTATTCCATACATTGATACCTTTTGGCGATTCGGGCTGGCGAGTCAACCTTGCTGCAGTATTTTCGGGTGCGTTTTCGGTGCTCTTCATGTATTTAATTACTGTCAAGGTGATTAATAATTTCTTCAAAAAAGCGGAAAATATGGGCGAAGCCATTGCTATTTACGGTTCTGCATTCGTCGCCGCCGCCGCTTTGACATTCAGCGATACGATGTGGTTCAACTCTGTCGAATCCGAAGTATATGCCACGTCTCTGACTTTCGTGGCTGCAATCGTCTGGCTAATGATGATATGGAATGAAAAATCCAACGAACCCGGTAATGAGCGATATTTACTCCTAATTGCGTATTTGATAGGTCTATCAATTGGGGTTCACTTGCTCAGTATTTTGACAGTATTTTCGATAGCAATGGTTGTCTATTACCGTAAGTACAAATTCAGTATCGGCTCATTCTTACTGATGACAGTAATTGCAGTTTTAGTCTTCTACTTAATTTATCCTATAATCGTAAAATGGATTCCGGCATTTTTAGCCGGTCATACAGCAGGCAAATCGCAAGCTCGCGAGTATGCAATTGATAATTCATTATTCCTACAATTAGTAGCAATAGGCTCCATTATCGGTGCTGCTTACGCATTATTCTACGGAATGAAGAAGAAAATTAACTGGCTCAATCTAGCAGCAACAGCATTTTTGCTTATGATATTCGGGTATTCTACATATACACAAATATTGCTCCGCTCTAATGCTAATCCACCTATGAATGAAAACGAACCTAAAGATTTGACAAGATTGACTTCTTATCTTGGTCGTGAACAATACGGTGACGCACCATCTTGGCCCCGAAGATACCAAACTGACGATATGTTTGTCCGTATTTACAACAGTCGCGATGATAAAGGGAATTATGTTTACGGTGAATGGTATCCGCCATCAAGAGGCGAAGCTCGCAGAAAAGATGGAACTGCGATAGGAACGAACGAATTTACAAAAATCAATTCATCAGGCGAAATCAACTATTTGGTCAAATATCAGATGAACCATATGTATTGGCGATATTTCGGCTGGAACTTCATCGGTAGGAAGAGCGACGTTCAGGATGCGAGAACGGCATGGTTCTCAAACAAATCAGACCCTGACATCCAAACGTTGAACTACAAATCAGGCTATGCAGACCAATTCCCTGTTAGATTTTTTGCATTACCTTTGCTATTCGGGCTGATTGGGCTTATATTCCATTTCAAGAAAGACCCGAAAATGGCGTTTGTCTATCTTATCATGTTTTTATTGATGGGTGTGCTGACAGCATTAGCCCAAAACCAACAAGACCCTCAGCCGCGTGAACGAGATTATTTTTACGCGGGCTCATTCTTTGTCTGGTGTATTTGGATAGGCATGGGAGCATTTAGTTTGAAGGAATCTCTCGGCAAAGGCAGAATGACTACAACCATTGCAATTCCGGTACTAATTCTTTCATTATTATTAGTTCCGGTCAATATGGCGATTGGTGGTTGGAAAATTCATAGTCGTGCAGGTAATTATTTACCGTTTGATTATTCGTACAACATTTTGCAAAGTGTAGAACCAAATGCTATATTATTCACAAATGGCGACAACGACACATTCCCACTATGGTTTATCCAAGATGTTGTAGGTGTTCGTCGTGATGTCAGAGTTGTAAATTTAAGTCTTGGAAATACATTATGGTACGTTGACCAATTGAAAAACCGCCAACCTTGGGGAACTGACAAAATTCCATTAACTTTTGCAGACGACAGTTTGCAAGTTAAAGATGAAGCGGACCCAAAGGCACTTTCATATGATTTTGGGGAAGCAATAAATGTTGCGATTCCGGTGAAACGCGAAATACTCGAAAAATATACTGATGACCCGGCAATTCTTGCGGATGGACATTTTAGATTCAAATGGACAGGGAAAAATTACACCCAAATGGAAGGAAAAGAAATTTTCCTATTCAGAGTCCAAGACAAACTGATTTTGAATATTTTGCAAAATACTCGATTTGAACGTCCTGTTTATTTCTCAAATACTGTAGGTCCTGACGCATATTCAGGTTTAGAAGCATTCTTCCGTTACGAGGGTATGGCGATGAGAATTTGCCCTGTGCCCCAAAATACAGGCAATTCACTTTCGATGGATATCGATATAATGGAAAAATCTTTGATGAACGTTGACAATAGTGACAACTACAGCACCGATTTTAAATACGGTTTCAAAATGCGTAATTTGAACGCCCCGAGCATCTATTATGATGAAGTTCACCGCAGATTGATGAATACCTATCGCAGTCTCTATTTGACTTATGCATCATATATGTTGCAAAATCAAAATCAACCGGAAAAAGCTATCGCAATCTTAGACAAGATGGACGAGTTAATTTCGACAGAACAATTCCCACTGGAATTAGATTTTGAAATGCGAATAGCAAAAATGTACGAAACAGCGGGTATGCAGGAACAAGCTTTCAAATATGCGGATATGTGTATTGCGACCTCGATGGAATTAATCAATAAGCCCTATCTAAATCCGAATATATTCTATTTCGAAGCACTCGGTCGACGTATCGGTCCACACCAAGCAGCAGCATATATGTATGAACTCAAAGGTGAGTTCAACAATGCAATCGAAATTATGAACAGACTTGGGGCTTATATGGAAGGTATTATTTCGAGAGGCGATATAAATCTGAGCCAACAAGAGCGTGACCAAATCCGATACAATTTAATCGAAGTATTCAGATTTAACGATGAAATGACAGTCGAAAATGTGCTTGCAAGCAAAGGCAAAGATGCTGCAATTGATACTTTGGAAAAGATGATTCAAAATCTTTCACCCGATAAAATCGAAGACCAGTATCGCAATCAAGCCCTCAGAGCAAAGCTTATGCAGTTGCAAGAAGGGGCTCAAGACAGCACACCGGACTTATTGGATTTTTAG
- a CDS encoding 7-carboxy-7-deazaguanine synthase QueE: MIELKKYNFNISEIFYSIQGEGTRAGLPCVFVRLQGCRLRCSWCDTPYALEINQQETLMTGAEIIEKIKSYGCNFVEFTGGEPFEQADIHHVMQFLADEGFVVAVETSGYIDLAFADKRIIKILDVKCPDSGMSKKNKYENFEYLTKIDEVKFVIADRADYEFAKDICNKYSLEKKCDSILFSPVFGKVENLELAEWILADRLNVRMQVQMHKYIWHPEKRGV; this comes from the coding sequence ATGATTGAACTAAAAAAATATAATTTCAATATTTCGGAAATCTTCTATTCGATTCAAGGCGAAGGAACCCGCGCCGGTTTACCCTGCGTTTTTGTGCGATTGCAAGGTTGCAGGCTGCGTTGTTCGTGGTGCGACACGCCGTACGCTCTTGAAATTAATCAACAGGAAACGTTGATGACCGGCGCCGAAATTATCGAGAAAATAAAATCTTACGGATGTAATTTTGTCGAGTTCACTGGTGGCGAACCTTTTGAACAAGCTGATATTCACCATGTGATGCAATTTTTGGCTGACGAAGGATTCGTAGTGGCAGTTGAAACTTCGGGCTATATTGATTTAGCTTTCGCGGATAAACGGATTATAAAAATATTAGATGTCAAATGCCCGGATTCGGGGATGTCCAAGAAAAATAAATACGAAAATTTCGAATATTTGACTAAAATTGATGAAGTTAAATTTGTGATTGCCGATAGGGCAGACTATGAATTTGCAAAAGATATATGCAACAAATATTCACTCGAAAAAAAATGTGATTCGATATTATTTTCGCCTGTTTTTGGCAAAGTAGAAAATCTTGAATTGGCTGAATGGATTTTGGCAGATCGATTAAATGTCAGGATGCAAGTTCAGATGCACAAATACATTTGGCATCCCGAGAAACGCGGTGTTTAG
- a CDS encoding glycosyltransferase family 2 protein, giving the protein MSVDLSFVIPAYNEENRIGMTLKTVIEYFAEQDYSTEIIVVDDGSNDKTTEIVAKFPQVKLICQPKNLGKGAVVRRGMLESIGTHCIFSDADLSTPIYETSRILHELKNGYDICIGSRAIESDLIRKHQPFYREFMGKTFNKIVQSLVFKGISDTQCGFKGFSQQSVQAIFPLTKIDGFGFDVEILFLASKFNFKIKELPVEWYNDERSKVNPVTDSFKMLVEILKIRSIHK; this is encoded by the coding sequence ATGAGTGTTGACTTAAGTTTCGTGATACCAGCTTATAACGAGGAAAACCGCATTGGGATGACTCTCAAGACGGTTATTGAGTATTTTGCGGAACAAGATTATTCTACCGAAATTATAGTCGTTGACGATGGTTCTAATGACAAGACTACCGAAATTGTCGCAAAATTCCCGCAAGTAAAATTGATTTGCCAACCCAAAAACTTGGGCAAGGGAGCGGTAGTTCGACGCGGGATGCTTGAATCAATCGGAACGCACTGCATATTTTCGGATGCTGATTTATCCACTCCGATTTACGAAACTTCGCGAATTTTGCACGAATTGAAAAATGGTTATGATATTTGCATAGGCAGCCGAGCTATCGAAAGTGATTTGATTAGGAAGCACCAGCCATTTTATCGTGAGTTCATGGGCAAAACCTTCAATAAAATTGTCCAGTCACTTGTATTCAAGGGCATTAGCGATACACAATGCGGTTTCAAAGGATTTTCGCAACAATCAGTTCAGGCGATTTTTCCACTCACCAAAATTGATGGCTTTGGATTCGATGTAGAAATATTATTTCTTGCATCAAAATTCAATTTCAAGATTAAAGAATTACCCGTGGAGTGGTACAATGACGAACGTAGCAAAGTCAATCCTGTTACGGATTCATTCAAAATGTTGGTGGAAATACTAAAAATCCGTTCAATTCACAAATAG
- the msrA gene encoding peptide-methionine (S)-S-oxide reductase MsrA, with protein sequence MKMLIYVYLLVFVALNSCNAEKSQPKTEAKGGEMSYKNFDSVTLGGGCFWCVEAVFQRLEGVAKVVSGYSGGKIENPSYKQITTGTTGHAEVIRIYYNPEIITFEELLEIFWMTHDPTTLNRQGADVGTQYRSVIFYHNDTQKEIAERYKKQLNDAKTFDSPIVTEISPLSNFYEAEDYHQNYYNDNSHQPYCSFVITPKIQKLEKLFKQKLKD encoded by the coding sequence ATGAAAATGTTAATATATGTATATTTGCTTGTTTTTGTGGCTCTTAATTCGTGTAATGCCGAAAAAAGCCAACCAAAAACTGAAGCTAAAGGTGGCGAAATGTCTTACAAAAATTTTGATTCCGTAACTTTAGGCGGTGGATGCTTTTGGTGCGTCGAAGCTGTTTTTCAACGTCTCGAAGGCGTCGCAAAAGTCGTTTCTGGATATTCCGGTGGTAAAATTGAAAACCCAAGCTATAAACAAATCACCACCGGCACAACAGGTCATGCCGAAGTTATCAGAATTTATTATAATCCTGAAATTATCACCTTCGAGGAATTGCTCGAAATATTTTGGATGACTCACGACCCTACGACTTTGAATAGGCAGGGGGCAGATGTCGGTACTCAATACCGTTCTGTAATCTTTTACCATAATGATACGCAAAAGGAAATTGCCGAAAGATACAAAAAGCAACTCAACGATGCTAAAACTTTCGATTCGCCGATTGTGACTGAAATTAGCCCTTTGAGCAATTTTTACGAAGCCGAAGATTATCACCAAAATTATTACAACGATAACAGCCACCAACCTTACTGCTCCTTTGTCATTACGCCAAAGATTCAGAAATTGGAAAAACTATTTAAACAAAAGCTAAAAGATTAG